One part of the Cyprinus carpio isolate SPL01 chromosome B12, ASM1834038v1, whole genome shotgun sequence genome encodes these proteins:
- the wfikkn2b gene encoding WAP, Kazal, immunoglobulin, Kunitz and NTR domain-containing protein 2 codes for MWWMLFPRWIWFVSGQFLLLFVDRQCAKGMTLQRVAYSHAGICPNDMNPNLWVDAMSTCTRECESDQECETFEKCCANVCGNRSCVAARYIDATGKKGPMGMPKEASCDKFMCTQQGSECEIWDGQPVCKCRDRCEREPHFTCASDGMTYYNKCYMDAEACSKGISLSVVMCRFHLTWPNTSPLPAGTTALPTTTLQRTTPVDVHAPILANSPSQQSVFVGDTASFLCEVAGRPKPEITWEKQMDGQGKVVLKPNHVHGNVVVTNIGQLVVYNAQLQDAGIYTCTATNAGGSIQANFPLSVVEQEPVTKSNSTRFPAEECFKVPDSENCGEEKLSWFYDPQRNNCYTFTYGNCSKNRNRFDAYETCMSSCRDELASPCNLPIYQGPCKAYEPRWAYSGTQRQCQPFVYGGCKGNENNFKTKEACEDSCPFPRNHRCQPCKPRHKMVTSFCKSDFVILGRMTELTEDQDSGHALITVEEILKDEKMGLKFFGNEPLEVTLQNMDWACPCPNVTASDGQIIIMGDVDNGMAVLQPDSFIVLSSVRRVRKLREVINKNTCDILKEFIQ; via the exons ATGTGGTGGATGCTGTTTCCTCGCTGGATCTGGTTCGTCTCGGGACAGTTTTTGCTGCTATTTGTGGACAGGCAATGCGCGAAAGGCATGACTTTGCAAAGAGTTGCGTATTCACACGCAGGGATCTGTCCAAACGACATGAACCCAAACTTGTGGGTTGATGCAATGAGCACCTGCACGAGAGAATGTGAATCTGATCAG GAATGTGAAACGTTTGAAAAGTGCTGTGCCAATGTTTGCGGCAATCGCAGCTGTGTGGCGGCCCGCTACATCGACGCTACAGGCAAGAAAGGGCCCATGGGCATGCCAAAGGAGGCGTCCTGTGACAAGTTCATGTGCACTCAGCAGGGCTCCGAGTGCGAAATCTGGGATGGCCAGCCCGTGTGCAAATGCCGTGACCGCTGCGAGAGAGAGCCTCACTTCACCTGCGCCTCGGACGGGATGACCTACTATAACAAGTGCTACATGGACGCGGAAGCGTGCTCCAAAGGCATCTCCTTATCAGTGGTGATGTGCCGCTTCCACCTCACCTGGCCCAACACTAGTCCTCTCCCGGCAGGCACCACCGCATTGCCCACCACCACACTGCAGCGCACCACTCCTGTAGACGTGCACGCTCCCATCCTGGCGAACAGCCCATCGCAGCAGTCTGTGTTCGTCGGCGACACAGCCAGCTTCCTTTGTGAAGTCGCTGGCCGGCCAAAGCCAGAGATCACCTGGGAGAAGCAGATGGACGGCCAAGGAAAAGTAGTTTTGAAACCCAATCACGTGCATGGGAACGTTGTGGTCACCAACATCGGCCAGCTGGTGGTCTACAACGCTCAACTGCAAGATGCCGGCATCTATACATGCACGGCCACGAATGCAGGCGGATCCATCCAAGCGAATTTCCCACTATCCGTAGTGGAGCAAGAGCCAGTCACGAAGTCGAACTCCACTCGTTTCCCAGCGGAGGAATGCTTTAAGGTGCCTGATAGCGAAAACTGTGGGGAGGAAAAGCTGAGTTGGTTTTATGACCCCCAGAGGAACAACTGCTACACCTTCACCTACGGCAACTGCAGCAAAAACCGCAACCGTTTTGACGCTTACGAGACCTGCATGTCATCCTGTCGGGACGAACTCGCCTCTCCTTGTAACCTTCCTATCTACCAGGGACCTTGCAAGGCGTACGAACCTCGCTGGGCTTACAGCGGAACCCAGCGCCAATGCCAACCGTTCGTATACGGCGGCTGCAAAGGCAATGAGAACAACTTCAAAACCAAAGAGGCGTGTGAGGATTCCTGCCCGTTCCCGAGGAACCATCGCTGCCAGCCGTGCAAGCCGCGGCACAAGATGGTGACCAGCTTCTGCAAAAGCGATTTCGTGATTCTAGGACGTATGACGGAGCTGACAGAGGACCAGGACTCGGGCCATGCTCTGATCACCGTGGAGGAGATTCTGAAGGATGAGAAAATGGGGCTGAAGTTCTTTGGGAATGAGCCCTTGGAGGTGACGTTGCAGAACATGGACTGGGCCTGTCCGTGTCCAAACGTCACCGCCTCCGACGGTCAGATCATCATCATGGGGGACGTCGACAACGGCATGGCCGTCCTGCAGCCCGACAGCTTCATCGTACTTTCCAGCGTCCGACGCGTCCGTAAGCTCCGGGAGGTCATCAATAAAAACACCTGTGACATTTTGAAAGAGTTCATCCAGTAG